A genomic window from Phyllopteryx taeniolatus isolate TA_2022b chromosome 2, UOR_Ptae_1.2, whole genome shotgun sequence includes:
- the tjp1a gene encoding tight junction protein ZO-1 isoform X13, whose translation MKYQKYITVMQMAMGVTASNKDCLPTKRQLWVTPSDGETSPSGAPESSDGPIGATGGAGAMAMPATSTLSLPMSQGKPSLRRIKGRIHRSKSLDSIDLLDSNSAAMEETVIWEQHTVTLHRAAGFGFGIAISGGRDNPHFQSGETSIVISDVLKGGPAEGLLQENDRVVMVNAVSMDNVEHAYAVQQLRKSGKNAKITIRRKRKVQIPVSRPGDRETMSEHEDDESNEEDGYEHHSGHGGQSAYAGASGGTSSSRRHDRERSSSGRRDQSASRERSISPRSDRRSQASSAPSRPSKVTLVKSRKNEEYGLRLASHIFVKDISAESLAARDGNIQEGDVVLKINGTVTENLSLIDAKKLIERSKGKLKMVVQRDDRATLLNIPDLDDSIPSANNSDRDDISEIHSLTSDHSNRSRGRGRSRSPDKNEPSDHLRLSPRQITNGSHRSRDEERSKPGAISTPVKSSDDGVLSQSSDQTSSRDDKQLPPLPEPKPVYAQPGQPDVDLPVSPSDAPVPSAAHDDSILRPSMKLVKFKKGESVGLRLAGGNDVGIFVAGVLEDSPAAKEGLEEGDQILRVNNVDFANIIREEAVLFLLDLPRGEEVTILAQKKKDVYRRIVESDVGDSFYIRTHFEYEKESPYGLSFNKGEVFRVVDTLYNGKLGSWLAIRIGKNHQEVERGIIPNKNRAEQLSSVQYTLPKTPGGDRADFWRFRGLRSSKRNLRKSREDLSAQPVQTKFPAYERVVLREAGFLRPVVIFGPIADVAREKLAREEPDVFELAKSEPRDAGTDQKSSGIIRLHTIKQIIDRDKHAVLDITPNAVDRLNYAQWYPIVVFLNPDTKQGVKNMRTRLCPESRKSARKLYERALKLRKNNHHLFTTTINLNNMNDGWFGALKEIIQQQQNQLVWVSEGKADGAAEDDLDIHDDRLSYLSAPGSEYSMYSTDSRHTSDYEDTDTEGGAYTDQELDETLNDDVGPPTGPAITRSSEPVREDPPVIQEAPGYAGYQHALQSDPLNRIDPAGFKTPAPQQMFQKDPYSPDSTGRPGSAMKPGIYNSQQGYHPEQQPYRDYDHPPSRYDGNSGGGYLEPKYRNYDSQPPFENSVPHYDQQQWNPYGQTDSTANSQGYDPRLPYSDSLDSQHSPPLRFDEPPPQQGFDGRPRYGKPTVPGPVRYDDPPPLSPGHDLHYNHDSQLTSHSSAGRSPSGQWPAYSQGPTLHVKGYKPQQYDTTPVNSDTSPTSPPKAEVSSLSPVDTARNKLHEDDPAMQPQSVLTRVKMFENKRSVSVDRARDTADPSGNKVTDLPLKAGGIIPKANSLSNLDSENRFRVPEPQKPLSKVADDIVRSNNYDPDEDEDYYRKQLSYFDRLQTGPAKPQAQAQAQPTHNFSRTESMEKPSAAEKRYEPVPQLTPSLPPATLPKPSTEAKHPYREDTVQSNFLPHKGFPEKPPVNGTSEKPPKTITSSGAPPAPSYNRYVPKPYTTSARPFERKFDSPKFNHNLLPNDKPDMASKSQSASPVKPSQSHNTDHDSGLDTFTRTTDHRSKHQHNNIDAVPKAIPVSPTALDDDDDEDEGHTVVATARGIFNTNGGVLSSIETGVSIIIPQGAIPEGVEQEIYFKVCRDNSILPPLDKEKGETLLSPLVMCGPHGLKFLKPVELRLPHCDPKNWQNKSLPGDPNYLVGANCVSVLIDHF comes from the exons GCCGCTGGATTTGGGTTTGGTATTGCCATCTCAGGTGGGCGAGACAACCCACATTTTCAAAGCGGGGAGACCTCCATCGTGATATCTGATGTTTTAAAAGGAGGTCCAGCAGAGGGATTGCTGCA AGAAAATGACCGTGTGGTAATGGTGAATGCAGTTTCTATGGACAACGTGGAGCATGCATATGCTGTGCAACAACTGCGCAAAAGTGGCAAAAATGCAAAGATA ACTATTCGGAGGAAAAGGAAAGTACAGATCCCTGTTTCTCGGCCAGGGGACAGGGAGACCATGTCAGAGCATGAGGATGACGAGAGTAATGAGGAAGATGGCTATGAGCATCACAGTGGTCATGGAGGCCAAAGTGCCTATGCAGGCGCAAGTGGAGGCACGAGCAGTAGTAGGCGACACGATCGTGAACGTAGCAGCAGTGGAAGACGGGATCAGAGTGCCTCACGGGAAAGGAGCATCTCACCACGCTCTGATCGACGTTCACAAGCCTCCTCTGCTCCCAGCAGACCTTCCAAGGTCACACTTGTCAAGTCGCGGAAGAATGAAG AATATGGACTGCGGTTAGCTAGCCACATCTTTGTGAAGGACATCTCGGCTGAGAGCCTTGCTGCCAGGGATGGGAACATCCAGGAGGGAGATGTTGTTTTGAAG ATCAATGGCACAGTTACTGAGAACCTATCATTGATAGATGCCAAGAAGCTGATTGAGCGATCAAAGGGCAAGTTGAAAATGGTTGTTCAGAGAGATGACCGAGCCACGCTCCTGAACATTCCTGATTTAGATGACAGCATTCCCTCAGCCAATAACTCGGATAGAGATG ACATTTCAGAAATACATTCACTGACATCAGACCATTCCAATCGATCCCGTGGCCGGGGTCGATCACGCTCACCTGACAAGAATGAGCCATCGGACCATCTCCGGCTCTCACCTCGGCAGATCACTAATGGCAG TCATCGAAGTCGAGATGAGGAGCGGTCTAAACCAGGGGCTATCTCCACGCCAGTCAAAAGCTCTGATGATGGTGTCTTGTCTCAGTCTAGTGACCAGACCAGCTCCAGAGATGACAAACAGTTACCTCCGCTGCCCG AACCAAAGCCTGTGTATGCACAGCCTGGCCAGCCTGATGTGGACCTGCCAGTCAGCCCCTCTGACGCACCTGTGCCCAGCGCTGCTCATGATGACAGTATCCTCAG GCCAAGTATGAAGCTGGTAAAGTTCAAAAAGGGAGAAAGTGTTGGTCTTCGGCTAGCTGGAGGAAACGACGTTGGAATTTTTGTAGCGGGAGTTTTGGAGGACAGTCCTGCAGCCAAGGAAGGACTGGAAGAAGGGGACCAGATTCTCAGG GTGAACAATGTGGACTTTGCCAACATAATTAGGGAAGAGGCGGTGTTGTTTCTGCTTGATCTCCCGAGAGGAGAGGAAGTTACAATCCTCGCTCAGAAGAAGAAAGATG TGTATCGGAGAATAGTGGAGTCAGATGTGGGCGACTCCTTCTACATTCGCACACATTTTGAATATGAAAAAGAGTCACCATATGGCTTGAGCTTTAACAAGGGCGAGGTGTTCCGAGTGGTAGACACCCTCTACAATGGCAAATTAGGATCCTGGCTTGCTATTCGCATTGGCAAGAACCATCAGGAGGTGGAGAGGGGCATCATACCCAACAAGAACAG GGCTGAGCAGCTGTCCAGTGTGCAGTACACCCTCCCCAAAACACCAGGGGGTGATAGAGCGGATTTCTGGCGATTCCGTGGCTTGCGAAGCTCAAAGAGGAATTTGCGGAAGAGCAGGGAGGACCTATCAGCACAACCAGTTCAGACTAAGTTCCCCGCCTATGAGAGGGTGGTGcttagggaag CTGGGTTCCTGAGGCCTGTGGTCATCTTTGGGCCAATAGCAGACGTGGCAAGAGAAAAGCTGGCCAGAGAAGAGCCTGATGTCTTTGAATTAGCAA AAAGTGAACCAAGGGATGCTGGAACTGACCAGAAAAGCTCTGGCATCATTCGCCTGCACACCATCAAACAGATTATTGACCGG GACAAACATGCGGTGCTGGACATCACCCCGAATGCAGTGGACCGCTTGAACTACGCACAGTGGTATCCAATTGTAGTGTTTCTCAACCCTGACACAAAGCAAGGCGTCAAGAACATGAGGACCAGACTCTGTCCTGAGTCTCGGAAGAGTGCCAGGAAGCTCTATGAACGAGCCCTAAAATTGAGGAAGAACAATCACCATCTCTTCACCA CAACGATTAACTTGAACAACATGAATGATGGATGGTTTGGAGCACTGAAGGAAATAATCCAGCAGCAGCAAAACCAACTTGTGTGGGTTTCAGAGGGCAAG GCTGATGGAGCAGCAGAGGACGATCTGGATATCCATGACGACCGTCTGTCCTACCTGTCTGCACCAGGCAGTGAATATTCCATGTACAGCACCGACAGCCGCCACACCTCTGACTACGAGGACACCGACACGGAGGGTGGAGCCTACACCGACCAGGAGTTGGACGAAACCCTGAATGACGATGTGGGTCCTCCTACGGGGCCTGCCATCACCCGCTCATCTGAGCCTGTCCGAGAGGACCCGCCTGTCATCCAGGAAGCACCTGGCTACGCTGGTTACCAACACGCATTGCAGTCTGACCCCCTGAACCGCATCGACCCGGCTGGTTTCAAGACACCAGCGCCGCAGCAG ATGTTTCAAAAGGATCCATACAGCCCAGATAGCACAGGGAGACCTGGTTCTGCTATGAAACCTGGAATTTACAACTCTCAGCAGGGCTATCACCCTGAACAGCAGCCGTACAGAGATTACGACCACCCACCCAGTCGATATGATGGCAACAGTGGAGGTGGTTATCTAGAACCAAAGTACCGAAATTATGACTCTCAGCCGCCGTTTGAGAACAGTGTGCCTCACTACGACCAGCAACAGTGGAACCCTTACGGCCAGACAGACTCTACTGCCAACTCCCAGGGCTATGATCCACGCCTGCCATACAGCGATAGCCTCGACTCTCAGCATTCCCCTCCACTCCGCTTCGATGAGCCTCCACCTCAGCAGGGATTCGACGGACGTCCTCGCTATGGTAAACCCACAGTTCCGGGGCCTGTCCGCTACGATGATCCCCCACCCCTTTCTCCAGGACATGACCTGCACTACAACCATGATTCTCAACTAACTTCTCACTCTTCGGCTGGCCGCTCTCCCAGTGGCCAGTGGCCTGCCTACAGCCAGGGACCAACACTGCACGTAAAAGGCTACAAACCTCAGCAGTATGACACTACTCCTGTAAACTCTGACACCAGCCCCACATCACCTCCCAAAGCAGAGGTCTCCTCACTTTCCCCTGTAGACACTGCCAGAAATAAGTTACACGAAGATGATCCTGCCATGCAACCACAGTCGGTCCTAACAAGGGTCAAGATGTTTGAGAACAAACGGTCTGTTTCCGTTGACCGAGCCAGAGATACAGCAGATCCATCTGGGAACAAG GTCACAGATTTGCCCTTGAAAGCAGGGGGAATCATCCCAAAAGCGAATTCTTTGAGCAACCTGGACTCAGAAAACAGGTTTAG AGTCCCAGAGCCTCAGAAACCTCTGTCCAAAGTGGCTGATGACATTGTGCGTTCCAACAATTATGACCCAGATGAGGATGAGGACTACTACAGGAAACAGCTCTCTTACTTTGACAGGCTCCAGACTGGCCCCGCCAAACCCCAAGCTCAAGCTCAAGCACAACCAACGCACAACTTCTCCAG AACTGAATCAATGGAGAAACCAAGTGCAGCAGAGAAACGATATGAACCAGTACCCCAGTTGACACCCTCTCTGCCACCAGCCACACTTCCCAAGCCCTCAACTGAAG CCAAGCATCCTTACAGAGAGGACACTGTCCAGAGCAACTTCCTGCCTCACAAAGGTTTTCCTGAGAAGCCTCCAGTGAATGGCACTAGTGAAAAGCCTCCGAAAACAATTACTAGCAGCGGGGCTCCCCCGGCACCTAGCTACAACCGCTATGTGCCCAAACCTTACACAACCTCTGCAAGGCCTTTCGAGCGCAAGTTTGACAGTCCCAAATTCAACCACAACCTTCTGCCCAATGACAAGCCAGATATGGCCTCAAAG AGTCAGAGTGCAAGCCCAGTGAAGCCCTCCCAGTCACacaacacagaccatgacagtggCCTTGATACGTTCACTCGTACAACGGATCATCGCTCCAAGCACCAGCACAACAATATCGACGCAGTGCCCAAAGCAATCCCCGTGAG CCCCACTGCCCtggacgatgatgatgatgaagatgagggCCACACAGTGGTTGCGACTGCTCGAGGCATCTTCAACACCAATGGTGGCGTCCTGAGCTCCATTGAGACAGGTGTCAGCATTATCATCCCTCAGGGCGCCATTCCTGAAGGTGTGGAACAGGAGATCTACTTCAAGGTCTGCCGAGATAACAGCATCCTGCCTCCGCTTGACAAGGAGAAAg gggagACTCTGCTGAGCCCTCTAGTGATGTGTGGACCTCACGGCCTCAAGTTTTTGAAGCCTGTGGAGCTGCGCTTACCTCACT
- the tjp1a gene encoding tight junction protein ZO-1 isoform X6 produces the protein MKYQKYITVMQMAMGVTASNKDCLPTKRQLWVTPSDGETSPSGAPESSDGPIGATGGAGAMAMPATSTLSLPMSQGKPSLRRIKGRIHRSKSLDSIDLLDSNSAAMEETVIWEQHTVTLHRAAGFGFGIAISGGRDNPHFQSGETSIVISDVLKGGPAEGLLQENDRVVMVNAVSMDNVEHAYAVQQLRKSGKNAKITIRRKRKVQIPVSRPGDRETMSEHEDDESNEEDGYEHHSGHGGQSAYAGASGGTSSSRRHDRERSSSGRRDQSASRERSISPRSDRRSQASSAPSRPSKVTLVKSRKNEAEYGLRLASHIFVKDISAESLAARDGNIQEGDVVLKINGTVTENLSLIDAKKLIERSKGKLKMVVQRDDRATLLNIPDLDDSIPSANNSDRDDISEIHSLTSDHSNRSRGRGRSRSPDKNEPSDHLRLSPRQITNGSHRSRDEERSKPGAISTPVKSSDDGVLSQSSDQTSSRDDKQLPPLPEPKPVYAQPGQPDVDLPVSPSDAPVPSAAHDDSILRPSMKLVKFKKGESVGLRLAGGNDVGIFVAGVLEDSPAAKEGLEEGDQILRVNNVDFANIIREEAVLFLLDLPRGEEVTILAQKKKDVYRRIVESDVGDSFYIRTHFEYEKESPYGLSFNKGEVFRVVDTLYNGKLGSWLAIRIGKNHQEVERGIIPNKNRAEQLSSVQYTLPKTPGGDRADFWRFRGLRSSKRNLRKSREDLSAQPVQTKFPAYERVVLREAGFLRPVVIFGPIADVAREKLAREEPDVFELAKTQQQQGGEKSEPRDAGTDQKSSGIIRLHTIKQIIDRDKHAVLDITPNAVDRLNYAQWYPIVVFLNPDTKQGVKNMRTRLCPESRKSARKLYERALKLRKNNHHLFTTTINLNNMNDGWFGALKEIIQQQQNQLVWVSEGKADGAAEDDLDIHDDRLSYLSAPGSEYSMYSTDSRHTSDYEDTDTEGGAYTDQELDETLNDDVGPPTGPAITRSSEPVREDPPVIQEAPGYAGYQHALQSDPLNRIDPAGFKTPAPQQKAEATATPSNPQLSDPLAETVTPAVKTVEGLSPGEAPGALHSLPSPNPEAGSLKRPTPELAPESVTPEPRQSGLDSSEPKMFQKDPYSPDSTGRPGSAMKPGIYNSQQGYHPEQQPYRDYDHPPSRYDGNSGGGYLEPKYRNYDSQPPFENSVPHYDQQQWNPYGQTDSTANSQGYDPRLPYSDSLDSQHSPPLRFDEPPPQQGFDGRPRYGKPTVPGPVRYDDPPPLSPGHDLHYNHDSQLTSHSSAGRSPSGQWPAYSQGPTLHVKGYKPQQYDTTPVNSDTSPTSPPKAEVSSLSPVDTARNKLHEDDPAMQPQSVLTRVKMFENKRSVSVDRARDTADPSGNKVTDLPLKAGGIIPKANSLSNLDSENRFRVPEPQKPLSKVADDIVRSNNYDPDEDEDYYRKQLSYFDRLQTGPAKPQAQAQAQPTHNFSRTESMEKPSAAEKRYEPVPQLTPSLPPATLPKPSTEAKHPYREDTVQSNFLPHKGFPEKPPVNGTSEKPPKTITSSGAPPAPSYNRYVPKPYTTSARPFERKFDSPKFNHNLLPNDKPDMASKSQSASPVKPSQSHNTDHDSGLDTFTRTTDHRSKHQHNNIDAVPKAIPVSPTALDDDDDEDEGHTVVATARGIFNTNGGVLSSIETGVSIIIPQGAIPEGVEQEIYFKVCRDNSILPPLDKEKGETLLSPLVMCGPHGLKFLKPVELRLPHCDPKNWQNKSLPGDPNYLVGANCVSVLIDHF, from the exons GCCGCTGGATTTGGGTTTGGTATTGCCATCTCAGGTGGGCGAGACAACCCACATTTTCAAAGCGGGGAGACCTCCATCGTGATATCTGATGTTTTAAAAGGAGGTCCAGCAGAGGGATTGCTGCA AGAAAATGACCGTGTGGTAATGGTGAATGCAGTTTCTATGGACAACGTGGAGCATGCATATGCTGTGCAACAACTGCGCAAAAGTGGCAAAAATGCAAAGATA ACTATTCGGAGGAAAAGGAAAGTACAGATCCCTGTTTCTCGGCCAGGGGACAGGGAGACCATGTCAGAGCATGAGGATGACGAGAGTAATGAGGAAGATGGCTATGAGCATCACAGTGGTCATGGAGGCCAAAGTGCCTATGCAGGCGCAAGTGGAGGCACGAGCAGTAGTAGGCGACACGATCGTGAACGTAGCAGCAGTGGAAGACGGGATCAGAGTGCCTCACGGGAAAGGAGCATCTCACCACGCTCTGATCGACGTTCACAAGCCTCCTCTGCTCCCAGCAGACCTTCCAAGGTCACACTTGTCAAGTCGCGGAAGAATGAAG CAGAATATGGACTGCGGTTAGCTAGCCACATCTTTGTGAAGGACATCTCGGCTGAGAGCCTTGCTGCCAGGGATGGGAACATCCAGGAGGGAGATGTTGTTTTGAAG ATCAATGGCACAGTTACTGAGAACCTATCATTGATAGATGCCAAGAAGCTGATTGAGCGATCAAAGGGCAAGTTGAAAATGGTTGTTCAGAGAGATGACCGAGCCACGCTCCTGAACATTCCTGATTTAGATGACAGCATTCCCTCAGCCAATAACTCGGATAGAGATG ACATTTCAGAAATACATTCACTGACATCAGACCATTCCAATCGATCCCGTGGCCGGGGTCGATCACGCTCACCTGACAAGAATGAGCCATCGGACCATCTCCGGCTCTCACCTCGGCAGATCACTAATGGCAG TCATCGAAGTCGAGATGAGGAGCGGTCTAAACCAGGGGCTATCTCCACGCCAGTCAAAAGCTCTGATGATGGTGTCTTGTCTCAGTCTAGTGACCAGACCAGCTCCAGAGATGACAAACAGTTACCTCCGCTGCCCG AACCAAAGCCTGTGTATGCACAGCCTGGCCAGCCTGATGTGGACCTGCCAGTCAGCCCCTCTGACGCACCTGTGCCCAGCGCTGCTCATGATGACAGTATCCTCAG GCCAAGTATGAAGCTGGTAAAGTTCAAAAAGGGAGAAAGTGTTGGTCTTCGGCTAGCTGGAGGAAACGACGTTGGAATTTTTGTAGCGGGAGTTTTGGAGGACAGTCCTGCAGCCAAGGAAGGACTGGAAGAAGGGGACCAGATTCTCAGG GTGAACAATGTGGACTTTGCCAACATAATTAGGGAAGAGGCGGTGTTGTTTCTGCTTGATCTCCCGAGAGGAGAGGAAGTTACAATCCTCGCTCAGAAGAAGAAAGATG TGTATCGGAGAATAGTGGAGTCAGATGTGGGCGACTCCTTCTACATTCGCACACATTTTGAATATGAAAAAGAGTCACCATATGGCTTGAGCTTTAACAAGGGCGAGGTGTTCCGAGTGGTAGACACCCTCTACAATGGCAAATTAGGATCCTGGCTTGCTATTCGCATTGGCAAGAACCATCAGGAGGTGGAGAGGGGCATCATACCCAACAAGAACAG GGCTGAGCAGCTGTCCAGTGTGCAGTACACCCTCCCCAAAACACCAGGGGGTGATAGAGCGGATTTCTGGCGATTCCGTGGCTTGCGAAGCTCAAAGAGGAATTTGCGGAAGAGCAGGGAGGACCTATCAGCACAACCAGTTCAGACTAAGTTCCCCGCCTATGAGAGGGTGGTGcttagggaag CTGGGTTCCTGAGGCCTGTGGTCATCTTTGGGCCAATAGCAGACGTGGCAAGAGAAAAGCTGGCCAGAGAAGAGCCTGATGTCTTTGAATTAGCAA aaaCACAGCAACAACAAGGAGGAGAAA AAAGTGAACCAAGGGATGCTGGAACTGACCAGAAAAGCTCTGGCATCATTCGCCTGCACACCATCAAACAGATTATTGACCGG GACAAACATGCGGTGCTGGACATCACCCCGAATGCAGTGGACCGCTTGAACTACGCACAGTGGTATCCAATTGTAGTGTTTCTCAACCCTGACACAAAGCAAGGCGTCAAGAACATGAGGACCAGACTCTGTCCTGAGTCTCGGAAGAGTGCCAGGAAGCTCTATGAACGAGCCCTAAAATTGAGGAAGAACAATCACCATCTCTTCACCA CAACGATTAACTTGAACAACATGAATGATGGATGGTTTGGAGCACTGAAGGAAATAATCCAGCAGCAGCAAAACCAACTTGTGTGGGTTTCAGAGGGCAAG GCTGATGGAGCAGCAGAGGACGATCTGGATATCCATGACGACCGTCTGTCCTACCTGTCTGCACCAGGCAGTGAATATTCCATGTACAGCACCGACAGCCGCCACACCTCTGACTACGAGGACACCGACACGGAGGGTGGAGCCTACACCGACCAGGAGTTGGACGAAACCCTGAATGACGATGTGGGTCCTCCTACGGGGCCTGCCATCACCCGCTCATCTGAGCCTGTCCGAGAGGACCCGCCTGTCATCCAGGAAGCACCTGGCTACGCTGGTTACCAACACGCATTGCAGTCTGACCCCCTGAACCGCATCGACCCGGCTGGTTTCAAGACACCAGCGCCGCAGCAG AAAGCAGAAGCCACTGCCACCCCTAGCAACCCCCAGCTCTCTGACCCCCTGGCTGAGACAGTGACCCCTGCTGTAAAAACTGTAGAGGGCCTGAGCCCTGGCGAGGCTCCTGGAGCTCTCCACAGCCTACCAAGTCCCAACCCAGAGGCTGGCTCACTAAAGAGGCCCACGCCTGAGCTAGCCCCTGAGAGTGTCACACCAGAACCAAGACAGTCTGGACTGGACAGTTCAGAACCAAAG ATGTTTCAAAAGGATCCATACAGCCCAGATAGCACAGGGAGACCTGGTTCTGCTATGAAACCTGGAATTTACAACTCTCAGCAGGGCTATCACCCTGAACAGCAGCCGTACAGAGATTACGACCACCCACCCAGTCGATATGATGGCAACAGTGGAGGTGGTTATCTAGAACCAAAGTACCGAAATTATGACTCTCAGCCGCCGTTTGAGAACAGTGTGCCTCACTACGACCAGCAACAGTGGAACCCTTACGGCCAGACAGACTCTACTGCCAACTCCCAGGGCTATGATCCACGCCTGCCATACAGCGATAGCCTCGACTCTCAGCATTCCCCTCCACTCCGCTTCGATGAGCCTCCACCTCAGCAGGGATTCGACGGACGTCCTCGCTATGGTAAACCCACAGTTCCGGGGCCTGTCCGCTACGATGATCCCCCACCCCTTTCTCCAGGACATGACCTGCACTACAACCATGATTCTCAACTAACTTCTCACTCTTCGGCTGGCCGCTCTCCCAGTGGCCAGTGGCCTGCCTACAGCCAGGGACCAACACTGCACGTAAAAGGCTACAAACCTCAGCAGTATGACACTACTCCTGTAAACTCTGACACCAGCCCCACATCACCTCCCAAAGCAGAGGTCTCCTCACTTTCCCCTGTAGACACTGCCAGAAATAAGTTACACGAAGATGATCCTGCCATGCAACCACAGTCGGTCCTAACAAGGGTCAAGATGTTTGAGAACAAACGGTCTGTTTCCGTTGACCGAGCCAGAGATACAGCAGATCCATCTGGGAACAAG GTCACAGATTTGCCCTTGAAAGCAGGGGGAATCATCCCAAAAGCGAATTCTTTGAGCAACCTGGACTCAGAAAACAGGTTTAG AGTCCCAGAGCCTCAGAAACCTCTGTCCAAAGTGGCTGATGACATTGTGCGTTCCAACAATTATGACCCAGATGAGGATGAGGACTACTACAGGAAACAGCTCTCTTACTTTGACAGGCTCCAGACTGGCCCCGCCAAACCCCAAGCTCAAGCTCAAGCACAACCAACGCACAACTTCTCCAG AACTGAATCAATGGAGAAACCAAGTGCAGCAGAGAAACGATATGAACCAGTACCCCAGTTGACACCCTCTCTGCCACCAGCCACACTTCCCAAGCCCTCAACTGAAG CCAAGCATCCTTACAGAGAGGACACTGTCCAGAGCAACTTCCTGCCTCACAAAGGTTTTCCTGAGAAGCCTCCAGTGAATGGCACTAGTGAAAAGCCTCCGAAAACAATTACTAGCAGCGGGGCTCCCCCGGCACCTAGCTACAACCGCTATGTGCCCAAACCTTACACAACCTCTGCAAGGCCTTTCGAGCGCAAGTTTGACAGTCCCAAATTCAACCACAACCTTCTGCCCAATGACAAGCCAGATATGGCCTCAAAG AGTCAGAGTGCAAGCCCAGTGAAGCCCTCCCAGTCACacaacacagaccatgacagtggCCTTGATACGTTCACTCGTACAACGGATCATCGCTCCAAGCACCAGCACAACAATATCGACGCAGTGCCCAAAGCAATCCCCGTGAG CCCCACTGCCCtggacgatgatgatgatgaagatgagggCCACACAGTGGTTGCGACTGCTCGAGGCATCTTCAACACCAATGGTGGCGTCCTGAGCTCCATTGAGACAGGTGTCAGCATTATCATCCCTCAGGGCGCCATTCCTGAAGGTGTGGAACAGGAGATCTACTTCAAGGTCTGCCGAGATAACAGCATCCTGCCTCCGCTTGACAAGGAGAAAg gggagACTCTGCTGAGCCCTCTAGTGATGTGTGGACCTCACGGCCTCAAGTTTTTGAAGCCTGTGGAGCTGCGCTTACCTCACT